The following coding sequences lie in one Caproicibacterium argilliputei genomic window:
- a CDS encoding rubrerythrin encodes MQHEKDISITTHDRLLRAWENSMELVRDFESYAKEITDDPKTADVFAKFAEDEGQHASRLREILHQYQN; translated from the coding sequence ATGCAACACGAAAAGGATATTTCCATTACCACGCACGACCGGCTTCTGCGCGCGTGGGAAAACTCGATGGAACTGGTACGGGACTTTGAGTCTTACGCCAAGGAGATCACGGACGACCCCAAAACGGCGGATGTGTTCGCAAAATTTGCGGAGGATGAGGGGCAGCACGCCTCCCGCCTGCGCGAGATTTTGCACCAATACCAGAATTGA
- a CDS encoding glycoside hydrolase family 43 protein gives MQEQNNTVCQNPILWMDFPDPDVIRVGDTYYMVSTTMHFMPGAVILRSYDLAHWETASYVYDTLDSTPAQRLEGEQTAYGKGMWAASIRWHNGKFYVCFVANDTHKTYLYQAENVEGPWEKQTIAGFYHDSSLLFDDDGRVYIVYGNTEIHLTELNRELTGPEPGGLDRVIVREQENVCLGYEGSHFYKINGRYYVFFIHWLKDGSNRRVEACFAADSPDGTFRGGNVLDDDLGFCNSGVAQGGIVDTPDGKWYGVLFQDRGAVGRVPVLVPVEWKDGFPVFGIDGKVPQQLSVSSTRPGYTYRPVAGGDDFQVQPDRQGRIRLKDFWQWNHEPDNALWSVTERPGHLRLTTGKCSSDVEHAVNTLTQRMHGPACSASVTLDASQLQEGDFAGLCAFQGCYGYLAVTKENGRLYLVMTAKEAQNASLQADPKRAPTEYARVALNSTEVRLKLSCNFADEQDEAAFFYEDGGAWKQLGPTHKLYFKMDHFTGCRFALFQFATKTAGGTADFSAFQYD, from the coding sequence ATGCAGGAACAGAATAATACCGTTTGTCAGAACCCCATCCTGTGGATGGATTTTCCCGATCCGGACGTCATCCGGGTGGGCGATACATACTATATGGTCAGCACCACCATGCACTTTATGCCCGGCGCGGTGATTCTGCGTTCGTATGATTTGGCACATTGGGAAACGGCGTCTTATGTTTACGACACACTGGACAGCACACCGGCGCAGCGGTTGGAGGGCGAACAAACCGCATACGGCAAGGGAATGTGGGCGGCATCCATCCGCTGGCATAACGGAAAGTTTTATGTTTGCTTTGTGGCGAATGATACACACAAAACCTACCTGTATCAGGCGGAAAACGTGGAGGGACCGTGGGAAAAGCAGACGATTGCTGGATTTTATCATGACAGCTCTCTCCTGTTCGATGATGACGGCAGGGTCTATATTGTGTACGGTAACACCGAAATTCATTTGACAGAGCTGAATCGCGAACTGACCGGCCCCGAGCCGGGCGGGCTGGATCGTGTGATTGTTAGGGAACAGGAAAATGTCTGCCTGGGTTACGAGGGTTCGCATTTTTACAAAATCAACGGCAGGTATTACGTGTTTTTCATTCACTGGCTCAAGGACGGCAGCAACCGCCGCGTGGAGGCCTGTTTTGCGGCGGATTCACCGGACGGAACGTTCCGCGGCGGCAATGTGCTGGATGATGATCTCGGCTTCTGTAACTCCGGCGTGGCGCAGGGTGGTATTGTCGATACGCCGGACGGCAAGTGGTACGGCGTGCTGTTTCAGGACCGCGGCGCGGTGGGACGTGTGCCGGTTCTGGTGCCGGTCGAGTGGAAAGATGGATTCCCGGTGTTTGGCATTGACGGAAAAGTGCCGCAGCAGCTTTCTGTTTCCAGCACACGCCCCGGATACACCTACCGTCCGGTGGCTGGCGGAGATGATTTTCAGGTTCAGCCAGACAGGCAGGGGCGTATCCGTTTGAAGGATTTTTGGCAGTGGAATCATGAGCCGGATAACGCGCTTTGGTCTGTTACCGAACGTCCGGGTCACCTGCGTTTGACAACCGGCAAGTGCAGCAGCGACGTGGAGCACGCAGTCAACACACTGACGCAGCGGATGCACGGCCCTGCCTGCAGCGCCAGCGTTACGCTGGATGCCTCTCAGCTTCAGGAGGGTGACTTTGCCGGCTTGTGCGCTTTTCAGGGCTGCTACGGCTACCTTGCGGTAACCAAAGAAAACGGTAGGCTTTACTTGGTTATGACGGCAAAAGAAGCCCAGAACGCTTCTCTGCAGGCAGATCCTAAGCGGGCGCCGACCGAGTATGCGCGCGTTGCGCTGAACAGCACGGAGGTTCGCTTGAAGCTGTCCTGTAATTTCGCCGATGAACAGGACGAGGCGGCGTTTTTCTATGAGGACGGCGGCGCGTGGAAGCAGCTTGGCCCCACGCATAAGCTCTACTTCAAGATGGATCATTTTACAGGATGCCGCTTTGCGCTGTTCCAGTTTGCCACGAAAACAGCCGGCGGAACAGCCGATTTTTCCGCGTTTCAGTATGACTGA
- a CDS encoding glycosyl hydrolase family 8, with product MNGAFATGHYPNVFAQLGYPQQEIEDRLNRIFEILFYGTPEQRIYHPVGDDMGYMEDTGNHDARTEGMSYGMMMCVQLNKKEEFDRLWKWARTYMYMETGANAGYFAWSCATDGTKNAYGPAPDGEEFFAMALFFASHRWGDGEGIFNYSAEARSLLHTCIHKGENGEPGRAMWDPQNKLIRFITEVDFTDPSYHLPHFYELFALWAEEADRPFWKSAAEASRAYLKKACHPVTGLCAEYAEFDGTPHQDNPETWGGRHDWYFSDSYRTVANIALDYSWFAVDDWACAEADRLQKFFCETVQEHPFGIYEVDGTVLESKALHPVAITAVNAQASLAAKGTFAVQCVKTFWDTPLRTGDRRYYDNCLYLFAFLALSGHYRIW from the coding sequence ATGAATGGTGCGTTTGCAACCGGCCACTACCCGAATGTCTTTGCACAGCTTGGTTATCCGCAGCAGGAGATTGAAGACCGATTGAACCGGATCTTTGAGATTTTGTTTTACGGTACGCCGGAACAACGGATCTATCACCCAGTTGGTGACGATATGGGCTATATGGAGGACACCGGCAATCACGATGCGCGCACAGAGGGAATGTCTTATGGCATGATGATGTGCGTACAGCTGAACAAAAAAGAGGAATTTGACCGCCTGTGGAAGTGGGCAAGAACCTATATGTACATGGAAACGGGCGCAAACGCCGGGTATTTTGCCTGGTCCTGCGCAACGGACGGTACCAAAAATGCTTACGGCCCCGCGCCGGACGGCGAGGAATTCTTTGCGATGGCACTGTTCTTCGCATCACACCGCTGGGGCGACGGCGAAGGAATTTTCAATTACAGCGCCGAAGCGCGCTCGCTGTTGCACACTTGCATCCACAAAGGAGAAAACGGGGAGCCCGGTCGTGCCATGTGGGATCCGCAGAATAAACTGATTCGGTTTATCACGGAAGTTGATTTTACGGATCCTTCCTACCATTTGCCGCATTTTTATGAACTGTTTGCGCTGTGGGCGGAGGAGGCAGACCGTCCGTTTTGGAAATCCGCCGCCGAGGCAAGCCGGGCTTACCTTAAAAAAGCCTGCCACCCGGTGACCGGTTTGTGTGCGGAGTATGCAGAGTTTGACGGCACACCACATCAGGACAATCCCGAAACCTGGGGTGGACGCCACGACTGGTATTTCAGCGATTCTTACCGCACTGTGGCAAACATCGCGCTGGATTACAGCTGGTTTGCTGTGGATGACTGGGCCTGTGCGGAAGCGGACCGCCTGCAGAAGTTTTTCTGTGAAACGGTGCAGGAACATCCCTTCGGCATTTATGAAGTGGACGGAACTGTGCTGGAAAGCAAAGCGCTGCATCCGGTCGCGATTACTGCGGTGAATGCACAGGCGAGCCTTGCGGCAAAAGGTACCTTTGCCGTGCAGTGTGTGAAAACCTTTTGGGATACACCGCTGCGCACGGGTGACCGCCGCTATTACGACAACTGCCTGTATCTGTTTGCGTTTTTGGCGCTCAGCGGGCACTATCGCATTTGGTAA
- a CDS encoding carbohydrate ABC transporter permease — protein MAEEVLSYNKKRKHTKGDRVFTICNTVYMVLFLLVTLYPVLNTLAISFNDATDSLRGGIYLWPREFTLYNYQTVLSQQNLVTGLWISVARTVLGTVLGLLVTALLAFMCSRPKYLLKKQMNLFWVITMYVGGGLIPVFLLFKGLQLTNSFWVYIIPGLTGAFNLLVIRSYMEGLPVSLEESAQLDGAGYMTIFARITLPLCTPVLATVALFIAVGHWNSWFDAMLYNRMSPQYTTLQYELMKLLSAVTTMNSSSGATIDSMKSSANAVTPTSVRSAASIITMVPIVCLYPFLQRYFVTGMTLGAVKE, from the coding sequence ATGGCAGAGGAAGTTTTATCCTATAATAAAAAAAGAAAACATACAAAAGGTGACCGTGTATTTACCATTTGTAATACCGTTTACATGGTGCTATTCTTATTAGTAACCTTGTATCCTGTACTGAATACATTGGCGATTTCTTTCAACGATGCAACAGATTCTCTACGCGGTGGTATTTATCTGTGGCCGCGTGAATTCACGCTTTATAACTATCAAACCGTTTTGTCACAGCAGAATCTGGTTACCGGCCTTTGGATCAGTGTGGCACGTACAGTATTAGGTACGGTCTTGGGACTGCTTGTAACGGCACTGCTGGCCTTCATGTGCAGCCGCCCGAAGTATCTGCTCAAAAAGCAGATGAACCTGTTCTGGGTCATCACAATGTATGTTGGCGGCGGTTTGATTCCGGTTTTCCTGCTCTTTAAAGGTTTGCAGCTGACCAACTCTTTCTGGGTATATATTATCCCTGGACTGACAGGAGCATTTAACTTATTGGTCATCCGCAGTTACATGGAAGGACTTCCGGTCAGCTTGGAAGAGTCTGCGCAGCTTGATGGAGCCGGATACATGACCATTTTTGCGCGAATCACACTTCCGTTGTGCACACCAGTTTTGGCTACAGTGGCGCTGTTCATCGCGGTTGGTCACTGGAACAGTTGGTTCGATGCCATGCTGTACAACCGCATGAGCCCGCAATATACCACGCTACAGTACGAGTTGATGAAACTGCTGTCGGCAGTAACGACGATGAATTCCTCCAGTGGAGCGACCATTGATTCCATGAAGAGTTCTGCCAATGCCGTAACACCGACTTCCGTTCGGTCTGCTGCTTCCATCATCACCATGGTGCCGATTGTGTGTCTGTATCCGTTCCTGCAGCGGTACTTCGTCACCGGCATGACGCTGGGCGCGGTAAAGGAATAA
- a CDS encoding ABC transporter permease, producing MAENAGVLTNKQLKKQQKKERRAAWRRAAKNQKILLILSVPFFVYGFIFCYLPLVGWIMGFEHYTARGGLFGSKFVGLDVFKKLFDDSAFWLTVRNTLAMSILNLVLGTFFAILFAILLNEVRCLPGKKVVQTVSYLPHFLSWVVACGIILDTLSGTGIINDLLVKMHVISSPINFFSHQTWFWWIEVLAMIWKETGWNAIIYLAAIVSIDPSLYEAVAIDGGGRWARIKYVTLPGIANTIIILLIMNIGNVLNAGFEVQYLLGNDVIRDYSQTIDIYVLKWGIGQNDFALGTAAGIFKSVVSIVLIVIANRIAKRYSDTRLF from the coding sequence ATGGCTGAAAATGCCGGAGTATTAACAAACAAACAGCTAAAAAAGCAGCAGAAAAAGGAACGACGCGCTGCGTGGCGCAGGGCTGCGAAGAATCAGAAGATTCTCCTGATTCTTTCCGTACCGTTTTTTGTGTATGGTTTTATCTTCTGTTACCTGCCTTTGGTTGGCTGGATCATGGGTTTTGAACACTATACAGCAAGAGGCGGCCTGTTTGGATCTAAATTTGTAGGTCTGGATGTATTTAAGAAGTTATTTGACGACTCGGCATTTTGGCTCACCGTGCGCAATACACTGGCAATGAGCATTTTGAACCTCGTTTTGGGAACGTTTTTTGCAATCCTTTTTGCCATTCTGCTCAACGAAGTGCGTTGCCTACCCGGCAAGAAAGTTGTGCAGACAGTTTCTTATCTGCCACATTTCCTTTCCTGGGTTGTTGCTTGTGGAATCATCCTTGATACCTTAAGCGGAACAGGTATTATTAACGACTTGCTCGTCAAAATGCACGTAATTTCTTCACCAATCAACTTTTTCTCTCACCAGACTTGGTTCTGGTGGATTGAAGTGTTAGCGATGATCTGGAAAGAAACCGGTTGGAACGCAATCATTTATCTGGCGGCCATTGTTTCCATTGATCCAAGCCTGTATGAGGCCGTGGCAATCGATGGTGGCGGACGCTGGGCAAGAATTAAGTACGTCACGCTGCCGGGCATTGCCAACACCATTATCATTCTGTTGATTATGAATATCGGCAATGTTTTGAATGCCGGTTTTGAGGTGCAGTATCTGCTGGGCAATGATGTCATTCGGGATTATTCCCAGACGATTGATATCTATGTTTTGAAGTGGGGCATTGGCCAGAATGACTTTGCCCTGGGTACTGCGGCTGGCATTTTCAAGAGTGTGGTCAGCATTGTTCTGATTGTCATTGCAAACCGCATTGCCAAGCGTTACAGTGACACCAGACTCTTTTAA
- a CDS encoding type 2 periplasmic-binding domain-containing protein encodes MRPAKRLLALAVAASLMVTSMSACGAGGSDSTGSGAKTGSTGTSSVKQFKAFFTVAGTEINDDNEVQQKITDLIGAKCKETWLTGQSDTEAVGTMIAGGEYPDFIEGGGATNALVEAGALIELDNYIDKYPNIKNYFTQQQWDQLKAAHGGHIYYLPQFSVTHDKKTNTIHNDEAFWIQTRVLKWANYPKVTTMDQYFDLIERYLKANPTMKDGTKNIGYTTLTDGGKIFCLNNAPMFLDGYPNDGSCIVDPKTQKVIDYNTSDTAKLYFKKLNGEYKKGVVDPEAFTQKYDQYISKLSTGRVLGMIDQYWDFSSNVNASLKTQKLDEQGCEYVPLPITIKEGIHNQWHTTYSVMNVSSGVGITTSCQDVDGALKFINDLLSPEVVTLRNWGVKGVDYNEDANGMFTRTQAMRNKANDTKYKASHLCSYSYFPNYGGMLLDNKNAATPDEQISEFQSGLSQNMKDTLKAYGAKTFVDMIGDNDAPGAWYPLWTFANTLASDDPAKTASAKIDDTQHQYLPKICMASDFDSAWNSYMTAYKACKPENYFNAAQKEVTSRVNAAKKYETSSSASSK; translated from the coding sequence ATGAGGCCAGCAAAAAGACTTTTGGCGCTTGCAGTTGCTGCATCGCTAATGGTGACGAGTATGTCTGCCTGCGGTGCCGGTGGAAGCGATTCTACAGGTTCCGGTGCAAAGACCGGCTCGACCGGTACTTCTAGCGTCAAACAGTTCAAGGCGTTTTTCACGGTTGCGGGAACGGAAATCAATGATGACAACGAAGTACAGCAGAAGATTACAGATCTGATTGGTGCGAAGTGCAAAGAAACATGGCTGACAGGTCAAAGTGATACAGAGGCTGTCGGCACAATGATTGCAGGTGGCGAGTATCCGGACTTTATCGAAGGCGGCGGTGCTACAAATGCACTGGTAGAAGCCGGTGCCTTGATTGAACTTGATAATTACATCGATAAATACCCGAATATTAAGAACTATTTTACACAGCAGCAGTGGGATCAGCTGAAGGCTGCACACGGTGGCCATATCTATTATTTGCCTCAGTTCAGCGTTACGCATGACAAGAAAACAAACACCATTCACAATGATGAGGCGTTCTGGATTCAGACTCGCGTGCTGAAATGGGCAAATTATCCGAAGGTCACTACAATGGATCAGTACTTTGACCTGATCGAGCGGTATCTGAAAGCTAACCCGACGATGAAAGATGGAACGAAGAACATTGGCTACACGACTTTGACCGATGGCGGCAAAATTTTCTGTCTGAACAATGCACCGATGTTCTTGGACGGTTATCCGAACGATGGTAGCTGTATTGTGGATCCGAAGACACAGAAAGTGATTGATTACAACACTTCTGATACAGCAAAACTGTACTTCAAGAAGCTGAACGGAGAGTACAAAAAGGGCGTTGTGGATCCGGAAGCTTTCACACAGAAATATGACCAGTATATTTCCAAGCTTTCCACAGGCCGCGTACTGGGTATGATTGATCAGTACTGGGACTTCAGCAGCAATGTGAATGCTTCCTTGAAAACACAGAAGCTGGATGAGCAGGGCTGTGAATATGTACCACTGCCGATTACGATTAAAGAGGGAATTCACAACCAGTGGCATACTACGTACTCGGTTATGAATGTTTCTTCTGGCGTTGGCATTACCACAAGCTGCCAGGATGTTGACGGCGCATTGAAGTTTATCAACGACCTGCTCAGCCCGGAAGTAGTTACTCTGCGTAACTGGGGTGTCAAGGGTGTTGATTACAACGAAGATGCCAACGGTATGTTTACCCGCACACAGGCGATGCGCAACAAGGCAAACGATACAAAGTATAAGGCGTCTCATCTCTGCTCTTACAGCTATTTCCCGAACTACGGCGGTATGCTGTTGGACAACAAAAATGCAGCAACTCCTGATGAACAGATTAGTGAGTTCCAGAGCGGCCTGAGCCAGAACATGAAAGATACGCTGAAGGCTTATGGCGCTAAGACATTTGTGGATATGATTGGCGACAATGACGCACCGGGTGCATGGTATCCTCTCTGGACATTTGCAAACACGCTGGCTTCTGATGATCCGGCTAAGACGGCCAGTGCAAAGATTGACGACACGCAGCATCAGTATTTGCCGAAGATTTGCATGGCGAGTGATTTCGACTCCGCATGGAATTCGTATATGACTGCCTACAAAGCCTGCAAGCCGGAAAACTACTTCAATGCAGCGCAAAAAGAAGTGACCAGCCGCGTGAACGCAGCAAAGAAATATGAGACATCCTCTTCTGCCTCTTCCAAGTAA
- a CDS encoding response regulator: MLKVLLVDDEPFILQGMRAMIDWEAEGFCIAGTAENGRQAVAFLKREPVSLIIADVRMPEMNGLELLKTVRDEHLSDARFVILSGMSDFSYAQQAIRYQCLEYILKPVQKEKLLSLLRSIAGSISEERLQRQKSAQMEEAYYARSIVALLMGKYDQADLAGIRKKVGPAKSYRYVGLEARNADWSEELKRTMQRRLYRTCLDFSAKRPGCTCIFNVSPQKDCYDIGLICCDTQSDDHAFLQKLRVQVAQAMQEPVWFYAGCKVHDLAELSESFRTAEIAKSCQAFTMEKDIVWYEEEMKERSGSASLQKEELDALISAVAANDREKITDSVQAMYRQIRRMNLEPNLIDLDIDYILFQFVHLATQQDSNVNQEEVLHYISNNAFMMHGSESHFRRLALDYAGYLASLRSKSAKGVLADIERDIEENYAQDISLKTLSEKYFLNSAYLGQLFKKKFGTSFKNYLISLRMEKAAQMLLQTDNKVYEIANQVGYRDIDYFIDRFVKIKGCTPTKFRRQACEKHND, encoded by the coding sequence ATGCTGAAAGTACTGCTGGTGGACGATGAGCCATTTATTTTGCAGGGAATGCGCGCCATGATTGACTGGGAAGCGGAGGGCTTCTGCATTGCCGGTACGGCGGAAAACGGACGGCAGGCCGTTGCATTCCTGAAGCGCGAACCGGTCAGTTTGATTATCGCAGATGTCCGTATGCCGGAAATGAACGGTCTGGAGCTACTGAAAACCGTGCGGGATGAACATCTTTCGGATGCCCGATTTGTGATACTGAGTGGGATGAGTGACTTTTCTTATGCGCAGCAGGCCATTCGCTACCAATGCCTGGAGTATATCCTGAAGCCGGTTCAGAAAGAAAAGCTGCTGTCGCTGCTGCGCAGCATTGCGGGCAGCATCAGCGAGGAACGCCTGCAAAGGCAGAAAAGCGCCCAGATGGAGGAGGCTTACTATGCACGCAGCATTGTGGCACTGCTGATGGGCAAATACGACCAGGCGGACCTTGCCGGTATCCGGAAAAAAGTCGGCCCGGCAAAAAGTTATCGCTACGTTGGGCTGGAAGCGAGAAATGCGGATTGGTCAGAAGAACTGAAACGCACCATGCAGCGCCGCCTGTACCGCACTTGCCTGGACTTTTCGGCAAAGCGCCCCGGCTGCACCTGCATTTTTAATGTATCGCCGCAGAAAGACTGCTATGACATTGGGCTGATCTGCTGCGATACGCAGAGTGACGACCACGCGTTTCTGCAGAAGCTGCGTGTGCAGGTGGCACAGGCCATGCAGGAACCGGTGTGGTTTTACGCCGGCTGCAAGGTGCATGATTTGGCGGAACTTTCAGAGTCTTTCCGCACAGCGGAAATTGCCAAAAGCTGTCAGGCATTTACCATGGAAAAAGATATTGTCTGGTATGAGGAAGAGATGAAGGAGCGCTCCGGCTCCGCATCGCTGCAAAAAGAGGAACTGGATGCGCTGATTAGCGCAGTGGCGGCCAATGACCGTGAAAAAATTACGGACAGTGTGCAGGCAATGTACCGGCAGATTCGCAGAATGAACTTGGAACCAAACCTGATTGACCTGGATATCGATTACATTCTATTTCAGTTTGTGCATCTTGCCACGCAGCAGGACAGCAACGTGAATCAGGAGGAAGTGCTGCATTACATCAGCAACAACGCGTTTATGATGCACGGCAGCGAAAGCCACTTCCGGCGACTGGCGCTGGATTATGCGGGTTACCTTGCTTCGCTGCGCAGCAAATCCGCCAAGGGGGTTCTTGCGGATATCGAGCGGGATATTGAGGAAAACTACGCGCAGGACATTAGTCTAAAGACGCTCAGCGAGAAATATTTTCTGAACAGCGCCTATTTGGGGCAGCTTTTTAAGAAGAAATTCGGCACGAGCTTTAAGAATTACCTCATCTCTCTGCGCATGGAAAAAGCCGCGCAGATGCTGCTTCAGACAGACAATAAAGTTTATGAAATCGCAAATCAGGTCGGGTACCGCGACATTGATTATTTCATTGACCGCTTTGTCAAAATCAAGGGCTGTACGCCGACAAAATTCCGCAGGCAAGCTTGTGAAAAACATAACGACTAG
- a CDS encoding sensor histidine kinase, whose protein sequence is MGLKRYIKRAVDSSNEILDSFPIKKKLYYLYIMCIIIPIVILDSVFLSNLANSEVKRQENEMANIAQAVQYNLTKTIDDAVFITKDYYLNEKISVFLNEQYSSPYVYFENFQKLKDNSIFDVSLVGRNATLKIYADNDSIIDGSEFGSLSMVENQKWCKYYQEHNRDLVVYPYVSYDRPEAPTRSICVIRRLNYYGGCEKIMKLNIDYSVIENALLNSKYAVPVYVCSGKTILYANRGNTSTSAEFGALSLKDLEDVGYTQSVSFYTQDWNIYVMRPQSSVISMLQNNISLILTMLALSIFVPILFMYSFNRSFTQRLGELSRHFSSIDKNGDTLKPIGSVRGKDEIADLMQDYNQMVRRINDLIQVVYKGKLKEQEADIARQNAEVLALQSQINPHFLFNALESIRMHSVLKHEEETAEMICKLSVMMRQSVDWGQDVVTVAEEVQFAEAYLQLQKYRFGEQLSYKISVAPECRNCYIPKLTIVTFTENACVHGIEGKSGPGWIFIEVSRSGDNVVLEVEDTGIGMPPDKLRALQESMQNASIRRLHQGGRVGVVNACFRLRAFTGGRACFQVESEEKVGCTVTIHLPVDCTRRRTYPSADSEETSG, encoded by the coding sequence ATGGGACTGAAGCGGTACATCAAAAGAGCAGTGGATTCCAGTAATGAGATTCTGGACAGCTTTCCGATTAAGAAAAAATTATACTATTTGTATATCATGTGCATCATAATCCCTATTGTTATTTTAGACAGTGTGTTTTTGTCGAATCTTGCGAACAGTGAAGTAAAGAGACAGGAAAACGAAATGGCAAATATCGCGCAGGCGGTGCAGTATAATTTAACGAAGACCATTGACGATGCGGTTTTTATCACAAAGGATTATTATCTCAATGAAAAAATCAGTGTCTTTTTAAATGAGCAGTATTCATCGCCTTATGTCTATTTTGAAAACTTTCAAAAACTTAAAGATAACTCTATCTTTGACGTGAGTTTAGTGGGACGTAACGCAACGTTAAAGATTTATGCAGATAACGACAGCATTATAGATGGCAGCGAATTTGGTAGTTTGAGTATGGTGGAGAATCAGAAGTGGTGCAAATACTATCAGGAACACAATCGAGATTTGGTCGTTTATCCGTATGTTTCCTATGATCGCCCGGAAGCTCCGACACGCAGCATCTGTGTCATACGGAGGTTAAATTACTATGGCGGTTGTGAAAAAATTATGAAACTCAATATTGATTACAGCGTGATTGAGAATGCTTTGCTTAATTCCAAATACGCGGTTCCGGTCTATGTATGTTCTGGAAAAACAATTTTATATGCGAATCGTGGCAATACTTCAACATCTGCGGAGTTTGGAGCTTTGAGTCTAAAAGATTTGGAGGATGTTGGATATACGCAGTCTGTCAGTTTTTATACGCAGGACTGGAATATCTATGTCATGCGCCCGCAGTCTAGTGTGATTTCGATGCTGCAGAATAATATCAGCTTAATTTTGACGATGCTTGCGCTCAGCATCTTTGTGCCCATCTTATTTATGTATTCTTTTAACCGCTCTTTTACACAGCGGTTAGGGGAACTAAGCCGACATTTTAGTAGTATTGATAAAAATGGTGACACGCTAAAACCCATTGGGTCGGTGCGTGGTAAAGATGAAATTGCGGATCTTATGCAGGATTACAATCAGATGGTGCGGCGTATCAATGATTTGATTCAAGTGGTTTATAAGGGAAAATTGAAAGAGCAGGAGGCAGATATTGCGCGGCAGAACGCGGAGGTTCTGGCATTACAAAGTCAGATTAACCCTCATTTTTTGTTTAACGCATTAGAAAGCATTCGTATGCACAGCGTGCTGAAGCATGAGGAAGAAACCGCGGAGATGATCTGTAAGCTGTCGGTGATGATGCGCCAGTCGGTGGACTGGGGGCAGGATGTCGTGACTGTTGCCGAGGAGGTGCAGTTTGCCGAGGCATACCTGCAGCTGCAGAAGTATCGGTTTGGGGAGCAGCTGTCCTATAAAATCAGCGTCGCGCCGGAGTGCCGGAACTGCTATATTCCTAAATTGACGATTGTTACGTTTACGGAAAACGCGTGCGTACACGGCATTGAGGGAAAAAGCGGCCCCGGGTGGATTTTTATTGAGGTCAGCCGCTCCGGTGACAATGTGGTGCTGGAAGTGGAGGATACCGGTATCGGTATGCCGCCTGACAAACTGCGTGCACTGCAGGAGAGTATGCAGAACGCCAGCATTCGCCGCTTGCACCAGGGCGGTCGCGTCGGCGTGGTGAATGCCTGCTTCCGACTCAGGGCTTTCACCGGCGGCAGGGCTTGCTTTCAAGTGGAAAGCGAGGAAAAGGTCGGCTGCACCGTGACCATTCATTTGCCGGTCGACTGTACCCGCAGGCGTACGTATCCGTCTGCAGATTCGGAGGAAACGAGTGGTTGA